One genomic window of Kosmotoga olearia TBF 19.5.1 includes the following:
- a CDS encoding TetR/AcrR family transcriptional regulator, whose translation MRGQKTREKIMEAAIKVISNETIEGLSTRKVSSEAKVNLAAIHYHHRSKEGMLIDLSRYIIIKYVFPTFEDLYKNPREPKEFVMNLFEKAFQLFEKRPDVVRTLVYLWLHGTKNRRIKDILVTGKQEFMEKCIDVLEENMSTKRAKKVISRTLSILIGMLMDALITNERPPQKELNELAGRLS comes from the coding sequence ATGCGAGGCCAAAAAACCCGTGAAAAGATCATGGAAGCAGCTATAAAAGTTATATCGAATGAAACAATCGAGGGGTTGAGCACGAGGAAAGTTTCATCAGAAGCGAAGGTAAACCTCGCCGCTATTCATTATCACCATCGATCAAAGGAAGGAATGTTAATCGATCTGTCGAGATATATAATCATCAAATACGTATTTCCAACATTCGAAGATCTCTACAAAAATCCTAGAGAACCCAAAGAATTTGTGATGAACCTCTTTGAGAAAGCGTTTCAGTTATTTGAAAAACGCCCGGATGTTGTTAGAACACTCGTTTATTTATGGTTGCACGGCACAAAGAACAGAAGGATAAAGGATATTCTGGTAACGGGAAAACAGGAATTTATGGAAAAATGTATAGATGTCCTTGAGGAAAATATGTCCACAAAGAGGGCTAAGAAGGTTATTTCGCGCACTTTGAGTATATTAATTGGGATGTTAATGGATGCCCTGATTACCAATGAGAGACCTCCTCAAAAAGAATTGAACGAATTAGCCGGTCGTTTGTCATAA
- the cysE gene encoding serine O-acetyltransferase, which translates to MKLLYDFLEMLRAVRADLKEYFLKDPSARSETHVAFTSIGFHALLFYRISHFFWCHRMKWLAEFIHYAARILFSVDIHPAAKIEPGVVIDHGIGTVIGSTTSIGSGTLIYHGVTLGTRKLVEGKRHPDVGRNVVIGAGAKILGPLVIGDNAKIGANSVVLEHVQPNTTVVGIPARPVSKFCKCEVQEDEIA; encoded by the coding sequence ATGAAATTATTATATGATTTTCTTGAAATGCTCAGAGCTGTGCGGGCTGATCTCAAAGAGTATTTTCTAAAGGATCCTTCTGCACGTTCTGAAACTCATGTTGCATTTACATCAATCGGGTTCCATGCGTTATTATTCTATAGAATCTCTCATTTCTTCTGGTGTCATAGAATGAAATGGCTTGCGGAGTTTATTCATTACGCGGCGAGGATACTTTTTTCCGTTGATATACATCCGGCCGCAAAGATTGAACCTGGTGTAGTAATTGATCACGGCATTGGAACTGTTATAGGGTCTACCACTTCCATAGGTAGTGGAACTCTGATATATCATGGAGTAACCCTGGGAACTCGCAAATTGGTGGAAGGCAAGAGGCATCCGGACGTAGGAAGAAATGTTGTTATAGGTGCTGGAGCTAAGATTCTTGGGCCACTTGTTATTGGCGACAATGCGAAAATCGGTGCTAATAGCGTTGTTCTGGAACATGTCCAACCCAATACCACTGTGGTTGGTATTCCAGCACGTCCTGTTAGTAAATTTTGTAAATGTGAGGTGCAAGAGGATGAGATTGCGTGA
- a CDS encoding ABC transporter ATP-binding protein — protein sequence MSAEVVLGVKNLRKYYGQVKAVNGISFEVKRGECLAILGPNGAGKTTTVEILEGLRKPDAGEIYYFGKVVKRIDDSIKERIGVQLQSSAFLEHLTVKETLDFFGGLYSKRLPSKELIRLLSLEEKVNARVKGLSGGQLQRLAVAVALINDPEIVYLDEPTTGMDPQARRMLWSTVEDLKKRGKTVILTTHYMEEAEYLADRVLIIDHGKVIAEGTVEELIRSIGEQSIIEFSLAGIETISIENLKKLLPDIEALEEGRCMITTNKVEESLSQLFEKTKNTGIIIDDVIIRRPNLEDVFLKLTGRSLRD from the coding sequence GTGTCAGCTGAAGTAGTATTGGGAGTTAAAAACCTACGCAAGTATTATGGACAAGTGAAAGCAGTTAACGGGATTTCGTTCGAAGTAAAAAGAGGAGAATGTCTTGCCATCCTTGGTCCTAATGGCGCGGGGAAAACAACCACAGTTGAAATCCTCGAGGGGTTGAGAAAACCTGACGCTGGTGAGATATATTATTTTGGAAAGGTTGTTAAAAGAATAGATGATTCGATTAAGGAAAGAATAGGCGTTCAGCTGCAAAGTTCTGCTTTTCTGGAGCATTTAACGGTTAAGGAAACGCTGGATTTTTTTGGCGGCCTCTACAGCAAAAGGCTTCCTTCGAAAGAATTGATAAGACTGCTTTCTCTTGAGGAGAAGGTGAATGCCCGTGTTAAAGGTCTTTCTGGCGGTCAGCTTCAGCGTCTGGCTGTTGCTGTTGCGTTGATCAATGATCCTGAAATTGTCTATTTAGATGAGCCTACTACCGGCATGGATCCACAGGCTAGAAGAATGCTCTGGAGCACGGTTGAGGATTTGAAGAAACGCGGAAAAACAGTGATATTAACCACGCACTACATGGAAGAAGCGGAGTATCTTGCTGACAGGGTGTTGATTATAGACCACGGGAAAGTCATAGCGGAAGGTACCGTAGAGGAACTTATTCGTTCGATAGGTGAGCAGAGTATCATAGAGTTCAGTCTTGCTGGTATAGAAACGATATCTATTGAAAACCTGAAGAAATTGCTTCCAGATATTGAAGCCCTCGAAGAAGGGCGGTGCATGATTACTACCAATAAAGTCGAGGAAAGCCTTTCTCAATTGTTTGAGAAAACAAAGAACACTGGAATTATTATTGACGATGTTATTATAAGAAGACCAAATCTTGAGGATGTTTTCCTGAAACTTACAGGTCGTTCTTTGAGGGATTGA
- a CDS encoding diguanylate cyclase domain-containing protein, protein MSRRIVLFLLIFLLGVTVIGRTIKVGIYENKPLVFVENGVAKGVYIDILQEIARKENWELSFVRGNWIECLDKLRNGDIDILVAIAHTPEREAIYDFNKEAVFTNWGQIYCRKGFSPESVIDLEGKMIAGVSGDIYYQHFYELLKNFNISADLVTVEEYHEVLSLLDLGEVDAGVISRLYAQLNASNYRVKETGIIFSPVVLKFAFTKHKHRDLIITIDKYLKEFKEDPESVYYESLDRWLNIDVVESTFVIPQWLVVALIVSSIFITIFAGTAFLLQKRVDLKTRELRERNMELEELSKKLKKSEEKFRQLIQSMDDVVFVLDVNKRFVEFYGEWFEKYGLDPEKLVGKKPSAVLDKINGESIEKAAEVALESGSATVEWIVKRDDDNKDNKKDEGSKIYLGVSLSALRNGNGKVVGIVGVARDITEKVKNNEKMRYLSFHDVLTGLYNRAFFEEELKRLDSHRQLPISLIMIDINCLKLTNDIFGHLEGDRVIKEVAQALRSSCRKEDIIARWGGDEFVILLPKTPFEEVKEVGERIRRTCRIKIVDDIELNVSQGIATKEKFSQDMMDVLREAEMRMYEEKVALDVQIKKALLRYFREKIAQGQGAVSSVECLEKMKEIAERFGYAVGLDNAEMNKLLLLVEYHDIGIVALKNHSEKGLNYEKHPEVGYKIALNFPEIAPIAEYILYHHERWDGQGYPKKLRGNEIPLLSRLVSILDFYAKEKCKDGEPKQSDERIILELGKRAGSEFDPDLVKLFTKLLLL, encoded by the coding sequence TTGAGCCGGAGAATTGTTCTTTTTCTTTTGATTTTTCTCCTGGGGGTAACGGTCATTGGAAGAACCATAAAGGTGGGTATATATGAAAATAAGCCTCTTGTTTTTGTTGAAAATGGCGTTGCTAAAGGGGTATATATTGATATCCTTCAGGAGATTGCCCGTAAAGAAAACTGGGAGCTTAGTTTTGTTCGAGGAAACTGGATAGAGTGTCTGGATAAGCTAAGAAACGGCGATATAGATATACTTGTCGCAATAGCCCATACTCCCGAAAGGGAAGCGATCTATGATTTTAATAAAGAGGCCGTGTTTACTAATTGGGGACAGATATACTGTAGAAAGGGTTTTTCTCCAGAATCTGTTATTGATCTTGAAGGTAAGATGATCGCAGGGGTTAGTGGAGACATTTATTACCAGCATTTCTACGAGCTTCTTAAAAATTTCAACATTTCTGCTGATTTGGTGACTGTTGAGGAATATCATGAAGTCCTCTCGCTACTTGACCTTGGAGAAGTTGATGCTGGGGTTATTTCCAGGCTTTATGCTCAATTGAACGCTTCAAATTACAGGGTTAAAGAGACGGGCATTATTTTTTCACCTGTGGTGCTCAAGTTTGCTTTTACAAAGCATAAGCATAGAGACTTAATAATAACTATAGACAAATATCTGAAGGAGTTCAAAGAAGACCCTGAATCAGTTTACTATGAATCTTTAGACAGGTGGTTGAACATAGATGTTGTCGAAAGCACTTTTGTTATTCCACAGTGGTTAGTTGTTGCTCTTATTGTTTCTTCTATATTTATCACAATTTTTGCTGGAACTGCTTTTTTGCTCCAGAAGCGCGTGGATTTGAAAACGCGTGAATTGAGAGAGAGAAACATGGAATTGGAAGAGTTATCTAAGAAATTGAAGAAGAGTGAGGAAAAATTCAGACAATTAATTCAATCAATGGACGATGTTGTTTTTGTTCTTGATGTTAACAAGAGGTTTGTTGAATTCTACGGCGAATGGTTCGAGAAATATGGGTTGGACCCCGAAAAACTTGTAGGGAAAAAACCGTCAGCTGTGCTGGACAAGATCAATGGCGAGAGTATAGAAAAGGCCGCAGAGGTAGCTTTAGAGAGTGGAAGTGCAACGGTAGAATGGATCGTAAAACGTGACGATGACAATAAAGACAACAAAAAAGATGAAGGTTCCAAAATTTATTTGGGTGTTTCTCTTTCAGCTCTTCGTAATGGCAATGGTAAAGTGGTTGGAATAGTCGGTGTAGCGCGGGATATAACGGAGAAGGTGAAGAACAACGAGAAAATGCGGTACCTTAGTTTTCACGATGTTCTTACGGGTTTATACAATCGTGCCTTCTTTGAAGAGGAGTTGAAGAGACTTGATTCCCACAGGCAGTTGCCCATAAGCCTGATTATGATAGATATAAATTGTCTCAAGTTGACCAACGATATTTTTGGCCATCTTGAAGGAGATAGGGTAATAAAGGAAGTTGCCCAAGCTTTGAGAAGTTCGTGTAGAAAGGAAGACATAATTGCTCGTTGGGGAGGGGATGAGTTTGTTATCCTCTTACCAAAGACCCCCTTTGAAGAGGTGAAAGAGGTGGGCGAAAGAATAAGGCGAACGTGTAGGATTAAGATTGTCGATGATATTGAGTTAAATGTATCTCAGGGCATCGCAACAAAGGAAAAGTTTTCTCAAGATATGATGGATGTCTTGAGAGAAGCAGAGATGAGGATGTATGAGGAAAAGGTTGCTCTTGATGTTCAGATAAAGAAAGCATTGTTGAGATACTTTAGAGAAAAGATAGCCCAAGGGCAAGGGGCAGTTAGCAGTGTTGAATGCCTGGAGAAGATGAAAGAGATCGCAGAAAGGTTCGGTTACGCCGTTGGACTGGATAATGCAGAGATGAATAAATTACTTCTTCTGGTAGAGTACCATGATATAGGGATTGTTGCGCTGAAGAATCATTCTGAAAAAGGGTTGAATTACGAAAAGCATCCGGAGGTAGGGTACAAGATCGCTTTGAACTTCCCTGAGATTGCTCCGATAGCTGAGTACATACTTTATCATCATGAACGCTGGGATGGACAGGGTTATCCTAAGAAATTGCGTGGTAATGAAATCCCATTGCTTTCGAGGTTAGTATCTATACTCGACTTTTATGCGAAGGAAAAATGCAAAGATGGTGAACCCAAACAATCCGATGAGCGGATTATTTTAGAATTGGGAAAACGCGCAGGTTCCGAATTTGATCCTGATTTGGTGAAACTCTTCACGAAGTTACTTCTTTTGTAG
- a CDS encoding AI-2E family transporter — MDRNAIWILSYAGIYFLSLFIFPNTSRVLSMAFLIALLLNYPSRFFQKKTLKRLTVVMVSLGLVVLFAYLFYTFPSMISMSVDQFKESFNKLIIDNPLESIMADLPDFIQGSINDFFGNFGSLMSNVLVSIVTYISTHIANWITFVVLLIVAAIYILSRGKNVDRIIPKLFPKCNTKKIMEFWKGFLDDLETYIGGQLIVALCIGVFIGISTAIFGIQGSYFLGLLAGITNLIPFLGVIITAIPMMVFGYTSRGLLGVGIALIILVAANQMEMWFLSPKIVSNQLKFNWFVVLIALLAFSELFGAFGIILTVPTIVFIRRFWNMFVLKD, encoded by the coding sequence ATGGACAGAAATGCGATATGGATACTTTCCTATGCTGGAATCTATTTTTTGAGTCTTTTTATTTTTCCGAACACATCAAGGGTTCTAAGCATGGCTTTTTTAATAGCTCTTTTGCTAAATTATCCTTCAAGATTTTTCCAAAAGAAGACTTTGAAAAGGCTAACCGTTGTAATGGTAAGCCTTGGATTAGTTGTATTGTTTGCGTACCTGTTTTACACCTTCCCTTCAATGATTTCTATGAGTGTTGATCAGTTTAAGGAAAGTTTCAACAAACTCATCATCGATAACCCGTTGGAATCTATCATGGCAGATTTACCCGATTTTATACAGGGATCTATAAACGATTTCTTTGGGAATTTTGGGAGTTTGATGTCGAATGTGTTGGTCAGTATAGTTACCTATATAAGCACTCACATAGCAAACTGGATAACCTTTGTCGTGCTTCTTATAGTCGCTGCCATTTACATTCTTTCCAGAGGAAAGAATGTTGATAGGATTATCCCAAAGCTGTTTCCGAAGTGTAATACCAAGAAAATAATGGAATTCTGGAAGGGATTCTTAGATGATCTTGAGACATATATTGGTGGACAGTTGATTGTGGCTTTGTGTATCGGCGTGTTTATAGGTATCTCTACAGCGATTTTTGGAATTCAAGGTTCTTATTTTCTCGGTCTGCTTGCTGGTATCACCAACCTTATACCTTTTTTGGGAGTCATAATAACAGCTATTCCAATGATGGTATTTGGTTATACCAGCAGAGGGTTGCTGGGGGTTGGTATTGCTTTGATCATACTTGTAGCGGCAAACCAGATGGAAATGTGGTTCCTATCGCCAAAGATCGTCTCGAATCAATTAAAGTTTAACTGGTTCGTTGTTCTCATAGCGCTTCTTGCATTCAGCGAACTGTTTGGAGCTTTTGGAATTATACTTACCGTACCCACTATTGTTTTCATAAGAAGATTCTGGAATATGTTTGTTTTGAAAGACTAG
- a CDS encoding ABC transporter permease has protein sequence MERRFYTLFKGLFLDEIREFQRVFWMMIFPLILYFILVSALGNMGNEGVSFKLGIVKEENLSGFGKIIDEVLKGITSEGGPFIAIEFVDRGSGLEALRKNKIDALLVVPKGINAGLARAFIVRGKVEPPNLEVYYAEGRQASEISADVLSQILEQVNLEIARQQKKDYRTFEVKENIVSSPDKKTFDYAEYLFPGIVLMMILSVSLFSAPIRLMVFRNSGVHKKLYTTPIKPLEYFAAYLLKLFVVIILSFISILFVALFVYRVEIPVFSCAFLFSFLYSILVLLSMGLMFASFIKKLSTANVVGQIANQLMMFLGGLYFPVFNIPWTMRWLVYAIPTTYLAELTRRSLGYRIAPIPDHFLIIVPAIWLVTSVVIFSLNFKKVMGYE, from the coding sequence ATGGAGAGAAGATTCTATACTCTGTTCAAAGGGCTTTTCCTCGATGAAATTCGCGAATTTCAGAGAGTTTTCTGGATGATGATTTTCCCTCTAATCCTTTATTTTATACTGGTTTCCGCCCTTGGGAACATGGGGAATGAGGGAGTGAGTTTTAAACTCGGGATTGTGAAAGAAGAGAATCTGTCCGGTTTTGGAAAGATAATCGATGAGGTTTTGAAAGGTATAACCTCCGAAGGAGGTCCTTTCATCGCCATTGAATTTGTGGACAGAGGGTCAGGATTAGAAGCGCTCAGGAAGAATAAAATAGACGCTTTGCTTGTTGTTCCCAAGGGTATTAATGCCGGGTTGGCGAGGGCTTTCATCGTTCGTGGTAAGGTGGAGCCTCCGAATTTGGAAGTTTATTACGCTGAGGGGAGACAGGCATCTGAAATTTCCGCCGATGTTTTATCGCAAATACTAGAGCAGGTTAACCTTGAAATTGCCAGACAGCAAAAAAAAGATTATAGAACGTTTGAAGTGAAAGAGAATATTGTTTCCTCTCCTGATAAAAAGACTTTCGATTATGCGGAGTATCTCTTCCCGGGAATTGTGTTGATGATGATCCTTTCTGTTTCTTTGTTCAGCGCTCCTATCAGATTGATGGTTTTTAGAAATTCCGGAGTGCACAAGAAGCTATACACTACTCCTATAAAGCCGCTGGAGTATTTCGCTGCTTATTTGCTAAAGTTGTTTGTTGTGATAATACTCTCTTTTATCTCTATTTTGTTTGTGGCGCTTTTTGTTTACAGAGTGGAGATTCCTGTTTTTAGTTGTGCGTTTCTCTTTTCGTTCCTGTATTCTATTTTGGTTTTGCTATCGATGGGTTTGATGTTCGCTTCATTTATTAAAAAGCTTTCAACGGCCAATGTTGTTGGGCAGATAGCTAATCAATTAATGATGTTCCTTGGTGGGCTTTATTTTCCTGTGTTTAATATCCCCTGGACAATGAGATGGCTGGTTTACGCGATCCCAACAACATATCTGGCTGAGTTAACAAGAAGGAGCCTTGGATATCGGATCGCTCCCATACCTGATCACTTTTTGATAATTGTGCCGGCGATATGGCTTGTAACCTCTGTGGTGATTTTCTCTTTGAATTTCAAGAAGGTGATGGGATATGAGTAA
- the cysK gene encoding cysteine synthase A: protein MRLRELIGNTPMILLKSLGNDDREILLKLEKNNPGGSIKDRTVLGMIIDAEKRGILSPGATIVEPTSGNTGIAIAMLSAVRGYRAVMVMPESMSQERIKVLKAFGAEVILTPADLGMNGSRQKALEIVKNEPSAVMLNQFSNPANPLIHELTTGPEILVQAEFDIDAFVCGIGTGGTVTGVGRALKKVLPNVKIYGVEPAGSPVITENRSGKHKIQGIGAGFIPDILDLKLLDGVLTVTDEEAIEMTKYLQRKEGLLVGISSGANVAAALRLSKEGFRRVVTIAPDHLERYLSSGIITD from the coding sequence ATGAGATTGCGTGAACTTATAGGAAATACCCCTATGATTTTGCTGAAATCCCTTGGAAACGATGATAGGGAGATTCTTTTAAAACTTGAGAAGAACAACCCAGGTGGGAGCATTAAGGATAGAACAGTGCTCGGGATGATTATCGATGCAGAAAAGAGGGGAATCCTTTCTCCAGGAGCTACGATAGTCGAACCTACAAGTGGAAACACCGGGATAGCGATCGCAATGTTGTCGGCCGTTCGAGGATACAGAGCGGTAATGGTAATGCCGGAAAGCATGAGTCAGGAAAGAATCAAGGTTTTAAAGGCCTTTGGTGCTGAGGTTATATTGACACCCGCAGATTTGGGTATGAACGGTTCCAGACAGAAAGCTCTGGAAATAGTTAAAAACGAGCCTTCAGCAGTGATGCTCAATCAGTTCTCAAATCCGGCGAATCCTTTGATTCATGAGTTAACCACCGGACCTGAAATACTTGTGCAGGCTGAATTTGATATTGATGCATTTGTTTGTGGAATAGGTACAGGTGGAACTGTTACCGGTGTTGGCCGTGCTCTGAAGAAAGTGCTTCCAAACGTAAAAATCTACGGTGTCGAACCGGCAGGTTCACCGGTTATAACAGAAAACAGGAGCGGAAAACACAAAATACAGGGAATTGGTGCTGGTTTCATACCCGATATCCTTGATCTCAAATTACTGGACGGTGTCTTAACGGTCACCGATGAAGAAGCTATAGAGATGACAAAATATCTTCAAAGAAAAGAAGGATTGCTGGTTGGTATCTCTTCCGGTGCAAATGTGGCTGCAGCGCTGCGTTTGTCTAAAGAAGGATTCCGTAGAGTGGTAACAATAGCGCCGGATCATCTTGAACGCTACCTTAGCAGCGGCATAATCACCGATTGA
- a CDS encoding ABC transporter permease, translated as MSNMKQLRSLFVAFTKESLRNRMEVFFNILFPLILLILFGTFFGTPEVNRLRVGIYIEQSGGLSIDNFAEFGFEAEFFDSRTNLLESMDARRLDLAIEVKNDEIIFSYLEGNISKTSQIKMLEHAIKAVLEKKVNGVEDVISLNKIPVSVGRVKSDHLNYLMAGIIAISLLSSGMFSVINLFGRYQEQGVLKRIVVAPINPFNFVIGSTLTRFLISFLSVLIIMFSNNLIFHSQFDVYWPAFIVTVISSTLGMMALGVLLVIIFKSSGAAESAGVLMVFMVFLAGVYFPVSFLPKYLQYISAVLPIKYVADLMRFVVGVESMSMSWFIVTNLVLAGAGIVLLYLAGKKFLGQVR; from the coding sequence ATGAGTAATATGAAGCAGCTTCGTTCGCTTTTTGTCGCATTTACAAAGGAATCTTTGAGAAATCGTATGGAGGTTTTTTTCAATATTCTTTTTCCTCTTATTCTTCTTATCCTTTTTGGGACTTTTTTTGGTACTCCTGAGGTTAATCGCTTGAGAGTGGGAATTTATATAGAGCAGTCCGGAGGTTTATCTATTGATAATTTTGCGGAATTTGGGTTTGAGGCTGAGTTTTTTGATTCTCGAACAAATCTTTTGGAGTCAATGGATGCACGTAGATTGGACCTCGCTATAGAAGTTAAAAACGATGAGATTATTTTCAGCTATCTTGAGGGAAATATTTCAAAAACGAGTCAGATAAAGATGTTAGAGCATGCTATAAAGGCGGTGCTGGAGAAGAAGGTAAACGGTGTTGAAGATGTAATTTCTTTGAACAAGATACCTGTGAGTGTTGGAAGGGTAAAATCAGACCACTTAAATTATCTTATGGCAGGAATTATCGCCATCTCTTTGCTGTCTTCTGGGATGTTTTCGGTTATAAATCTTTTTGGTCGTTATCAGGAGCAGGGGGTATTGAAAAGGATTGTGGTGGCACCGATAAATCCCTTCAACTTTGTAATAGGCAGCACGCTGACGAGATTCTTGATAAGCTTTTTATCTGTTCTGATTATAATGTTTTCTAACAATCTTATATTCCATTCGCAGTTCGATGTGTACTGGCCAGCCTTCATTGTTACGGTAATCAGTTCTACCCTCGGGATGATGGCTCTCGGTGTTTTGTTGGTGATAATCTTCAAGTCCTCTGGAGCCGCTGAAAGTGCCGGAGTATTGATGGTTTTCATGGTCTTCCTTGCCGGGGTTTATTTCCCCGTGAGTTTCCTTCCAAAATATTTACAGTATATTTCCGCTGTTCTTCCTATCAAATATGTCGCTGACCTCATGAGGTTTGTTGTTGGTGTGGAAAGCATGAGCATGTCGTGGTTTATCGTTACGAATCTCGTGCTCGCCGGTGCCGGAATAGTCCTTTTGTATCTAGCTGGAAAGAAGTTTTTGGGGCAGGTGCGTTGA
- a CDS encoding YncE family protein has product MRKSIFVLFAFLLMLSPIILGLKVTQRYPIGTAPMKLLEVENRTGKYFLVLVKGDSEILVLNEKFEPIRYIDDLKRDKIQDIIYHNKSLYCFGFHSGRIIIIDISGKPGEWKIKQRISTGERLITGVFLENTLGVLSYDNKFLMVDIKKGKTVKTLKLPVTALSMVAKDKYFFVSLFYNYNLLTNEYDTEHGLYVIDKKGQLVKTLKLGKRPSYMFIVNDYLGVVNYLSSTVDIISTKTFRKIKTFNVGKYPNFPVISGDIVWISSTGEDRIYQLNIKKLTMESYPVEGRGPIKCVRINDNLFVLNAISGELELKNLNGSTIQSLDLKGYPIDLIFNDSQVAILLFEDFKFNSTNGSLVVINF; this is encoded by the coding sequence ATGAGAAAATCGATCTTTGTTCTCTTTGCCTTTTTATTGATGCTCTCTCCCATTATTCTGGGATTAAAGGTTACTCAACGTTACCCGATCGGAACAGCTCCCATGAAATTATTGGAGGTAGAAAACAGAACGGGAAAATATTTTCTTGTTCTTGTAAAGGGAGACTCTGAAATTCTTGTCCTGAACGAAAAATTCGAACCAATACGCTACATAGACGACCTAAAAAGAGACAAAATCCAGGATATCATATATCACAACAAATCTCTGTATTGCTTTGGTTTTCATAGCGGCCGCATTATCATAATCGACATCTCTGGAAAACCCGGAGAATGGAAAATAAAGCAGCGCATATCTACAGGCGAACGGCTAATCACAGGTGTATTTTTAGAAAACACACTGGGTGTGCTTTCTTACGATAACAAATTTCTCATGGTTGACATAAAAAAAGGAAAAACCGTAAAAACGCTGAAATTACCCGTAACAGCTCTGTCTATGGTAGCTAAAGACAAATACTTCTTCGTATCACTCTTTTACAATTACAACCTCCTCACCAACGAATATGACACCGAACACGGTCTCTACGTCATCGACAAAAAAGGACAACTCGTAAAAACATTGAAGCTCGGAAAAAGGCCGTCTTATATGTTCATCGTAAATGATTACCTTGGTGTGGTGAATTATCTCAGCTCCACCGTAGACATCATATCAACAAAAACATTCAGAAAGATTAAAACCTTCAACGTTGGAAAATACCCTAATTTCCCGGTAATCTCAGGTGACATTGTATGGATATCCTCAACGGGCGAAGATCGAATTTACCAGCTTAATATTAAAAAACTCACGATGGAATCCTATCCGGTGGAAGGACGGGGACCAATAAAATGTGTCAGAATAAATGATAATCTTTTCGTATTAAACGCTATCAGCGGAGAATTAGAATTAAAAAACCTTAACGGTAGTACGATTCAGTCTTTAGACTTAAAAGGATACCCGATAGACTTAATTTTCAACGATTCACAGGTCGCGATTTTATTGTTTGAAGATTTCAAATTCAATTCAACCAACGGTTCCTTGGTGGTAATAAATTTTTGA